Proteins from one Salarias fasciatus chromosome 14, fSalaFa1.1, whole genome shotgun sequence genomic window:
- the LOC115400529 gene encoding tyrosine-protein kinase BAZ1B-like isoform X3, whose product MAPLLGRKPYPLVKPLAEPPGPGEEVYIIEHTKEAFRNKEEYEARLERYSERIWTCKSTGSNQLTHKEAWEEEQEVTELLQEEYNEWFEKPVLEMVHHNTVSLDKLVEMAWVEILTKYAVGEECDFLVGKDKSLRVKVVKVHPLENPEGEPGEKKLEGACDSPSSDKENASQENQRKEPPLREEESRRESLSDRARRSPRKLPTAMKEEKKRWVMPKFLPHKYDVKLINEDKVISNVPVDSLFRTERPPTKEIIRYFIRHYALRLGMAENAPWVVEDELVKKYSLPSKFSDFLLDPHKFLAENPSAKRKSLTSPDGRSSKKLKTGDTAGQESGNEKGEKKRRKKSDGLGMPLSPTIWGHMQVKNSGTPKKDGKGSSPASPRSGRKSVDKKRGKKTGKGDDKLNVLKASKKDGKAGAKTPKMKQMTLLHLAKSPPAGSPKKRARSTGMGTPKLGKPLHPMALHLLRYYKENKGKEDKKNSLSSLISKAAKALSSDDRGRLPEELRELVQKRWELLEQKKRWAAMSEEERKVEMKKKREELREKLREKAKERRVKEMLVRREQSRRYEDQEIEGGKNLPAFKLVDMPEGLPNTLFGNVAMVVDFLHCYAGLLMPDDQYPITAVALIEALAGDRSGFLYLNRVLVVLLQTLLQDELAEGYSELDMPLSEIPLTMHSASELARLCLRPCDTHGEESGQGSEDSGAPGGFDDVVTTEYLEKLETVEVFELTPEEKVTLLVALCHRILMTYSVVDHVDAKQQRSAELWKERLAMLKEVNDRKRAEKKMRKEMESKGEKKKESSVKKENKKEAVKAEPEPEDMISSVKNRRLMAMQAKKEKEEMDRQNKERMEKEAEEERIRKQRAATERAFQDGITKARLVMRRTPLGTDRNHNRYWLFSDVVPGLYIEKGWVHEGIDYNFTPPPEDKPAEPEVEDEEEEDSEAAAAPDSQEAEKDDGSVDGAASEGLQQGPAVDVCIETTVPKQGQNLWFICGSPAELEELVESLHPQGVRESELKGNIQSRYQEIVHSIHLSRKAKLGLRTCDGYSELLKYMRSDIQEVASRLQKGGLGYLDDNTDIEDQLEHMESLKDFGECVITIQACVIKKFLQGFMAPKQKKKKKQGGEESSKAEEVDEEKRLAEEARVATAVEKWKTAIREAQTFSRMHVLLGMLDACIKWDMSAENARCKVCRRKGDDEKLILCDECNKAFHLFCLRPALYRIPTGEWLCPACQPTIARRGSRSRNYNQDTDEEEDEEDSEEEDSDEDEEDEEENDYKAMGHSLRPRKKNKQSSTRQKSSKSKSKKPSQGSKQKTGPNSPADIDELVRQSSQTGVRRQVLELERCEEILKKLMKFRYSWPFREPVSLEEAEDYLDIISQPMDFQTMLGKFGQSSYRHAQDFFEDLKLVFSNAEEYNQQGSTVLSCMVKTEQAFTELLQKLLPGLTYLRRRSRKRVSQQPATSEEEEEEEEEEDEEEEEEDEEQEEEPKKKMQNGKSSRKNARNARGRKGRERESESEQDEDEEEEEEEEEEEDDGGPRRSKRSQASRSRKDYREQDSDGERDTRRTRQRGGRGDASSDEDRPSQQRHSKRQKRS is encoded by the exons ATGGCACCGCTTTTGGGCCGGAAACCGTACCCACTGGTTAAGCCGCTAGCCGAGCCACCAGGCCCGGGAGAGGAGGTCTACATCATCGAGCACACCAAGGAGGCCTTCAGGAACAAAGA AGAGTACGAGGCGCGGTTGGAGAGGTACAGCGAGCGCATCTGGACGTGTAAGAGCACTGGAAGCAACCAGCTCACACACAAAGAAGCATGGGAGGAGGAACAAGAAGTCACTGAACT GCTCCAGGAGGAGTATAACGAGTGGTTTGAGAAGCCCGTCCTGGAGATGGTCCACCACAACACAGTGTCTTTGGACAAACTGGTGGAAATGGCTTGGGTGGAAATCCTCACCAAGTACGCCGTGGGTGAAGAATGTGACTTTCTG GTGGGGAAGGACAAAAGTTTGCGAGTCAAGGTGGTGAAGGTCCATCCTTTAGAAAACCCCGAGGGTGAGCCTGGGGAGAAGAAGCTCGAAGGAGCCTGTGACTCCCCTTCCAGTGACAAGGAGAACGCAAGCCAGGAAAACCAGAGGAAAGAGCCTCCACtgcgagaggaggagagcaggagggagagccTGA GTGATCGGGCTCGACGTTCTCCGAGGAAACTTCCTACTGccatgaaagaagagaagaagagatggGTCATGCCCAAATTCCTCCCTCATAAGTACGACGTGAAGCTCATCAATGAGGACAAG GTGATCAGTAACGTGCCAGTAGACAGTCTGTTCAGGACAGAGCGTCCTCCCACCAAGGAGATCATACGCTACTTCATCAGGCACTACGCTCTGAGGCTGGGCATGGCAGAAAACGCTCCCTGGGTGGTTGAAGACGAACTGGTGAAAAAATACAGTCTGCCCAGCAAATTCAGTGACTTCCTGCTTGATCCACACAAG TTTTTGGCAGAAAATCCCTCAGCCAAGCGTAAAAGTTTGACGTCTCCGGATGGGAGATCAAGCAAGAAGCTGAAGACGGGCGACACGGCGGGACAGGAATCGGGAAATGAGaagggggaaaagaaaaggagaaagaagagCGACGGCCTGGGGATGCCCCTCAGTCCCACCATTTGGGGTCACATGCAG GTAAAGAACTCGGGGACTCCTAAGAAGGACGGCAAGGGCTCTTCTCCCGCCTCGCCGAGATCCGGCCGAAAGTCTGTGGACaagaagagaggaaagaaaacaggaaaaggtGACGATAAGCTCAACGTTCTCAAAGCCTCCAAAAAGGACGGAAAAGCCGGGGCGAAAACACCAAAGATGAAGCAGATGACTCTGCTACATTTGGCCAAGAGCCCCCCTGCAGGAAGTCCAAAGAAGAGAGCCCGCAGTACAGGCATGGGCACGCCGAAGCTCGGGAAGCCTCTGCACCCCATGGCTCTCCACCTCCTTCGCTACTACAAAGAGAACAAGGGCAAAGAGGATAAGAAGAACTCCCTTTCCTCTCTCATCTCCAAAGCAGCGAAGGCCTTGTCCTCAGACGACCGCGGTCGGCTGCCGGAGGAGCTCAGAGAGCTGGTCCAGAAACGCTGGGAGCTTCTGGAGCAGAAGAAGCGATGGGCCGCCATGAgcgaagaggagaggaaggtggagatgaagaagaaacGCGAGGAGCTCCGGGAGAAGCTGAGAGAAAAGGCCAAGGAGCGACGCGTGAAGGAGATGCTGGTCCGCCGCGAGCAGTCGCGAAGATACGAAGACCAAGAGATCGAAGGCGGCAAAAACCTGCCAGCGTTCAAACTGGTGGACATGCCCGAGGGGCTGCCCAACACCCTGTTCGGCAACGTGGCCATGGTGGTGGACTTCCTCCACTGCTACGCCGGGCTGCTGATGCCGGACGACCAGTACCCGATCACGGCCGTCGCTCTGATAGAGGCGCTGGCGGGAGACAGGTCCGGCTTCCTGTACCTGAACCGCGTGCTGGTGGTCTTGCTccagacgctgctgcaggacgagcTGGCCGAAGGCTACAGCGAGCTCGACATGCCCCTGTCGGAAATCCCCCTCACCATGCACTCCGCCTCCGAGCTGGCGCGGCTGTGCCTGCGGCCGTGCGACACCCACGGCGAGGAGAGCGGGCAGGGGTCGGAGGActcgggggccccggggggcttCGACGACGTGGTGACGACGGAGTacctggagaagctggagacGGTGGAGGTGTTCGAGCTGACTCCCGAGGAGAAGGTCACCCTGCTGGTGGCGCTGTGCCACCGCATCCTCATGACGTACTCGGTGGTGGACCACGTGGACGCCAAGCAGCAGCGGTCGGCCGAGCTGTGGAAGGAGCGCCTGGCGATGCTGAAAGAGGTCAACGACCGCAAGAGGGCCGAGAAGAAGATGCGGAAGGAGATGGAGAGCAAAG gagagaagaaaaaagagtcaagtgtaaagaaagaaaacaaaaaagaagcgGTGAAGGCCGAGCCTGAGCCAGAGGACATGATCAGCTCGGTGAAGAACCGGCGGCTGATGGCCATGCAGgccaagaaggagaaggaggagatggacagACAGAACAAAG AACGGATGGAGAAGGAGGCCGAAGAGGAGCGGATACGTAAACAGAGGGCCGCCACCGAGAGAGCCTTCCAAGATGGCATCACCAAAGCCAGGCTGGTGATGCGCCGGACGCCGCTGGGGACGGACAGGAATCATAACAG GTACTGGCTTTTCTCCGACGTCGTCCCCGGCCTGTACATAGAGAAAGGATGGGTGCATGAAGGCATCGACTACAACTTCACCCCCCCGCCAGAGGACAAACCAGCCGAACCCGAGgtggaagacgaggaggaggaggacagtgaaGCAGCCGCTGCCCCTGATTCACAGG AAGCTGAGAAGGATGACGGGAGTGTCGATGGTGCGGCGAGCGAAGGGCtgcagcagggaccagcagtgGATGTCTGCATAGAGACGACGGTTCCCAAACAGGGACAGAACCTCTG GTTCATCTGTGGCAGCccggcggagctggaggagctggtggaaaGCCTTCATCCTCAGGGGGTCAGAGAGAGCGAGCTCAAGGGAAATATACAAAGCAG GTACCAGGAGATCGTCCACTCCATCCACCTGAGCCGTAAAGCCAAGCTGGGCCTCAGGACCTGCGACGGCTACTCAGAGCTGCTCAAATACATGCGCAGCGACATCCAGGAGGTGGCTTCACGACTCCAGAAGGGAGGCCTGGGATACCTGGACGACAACACGGACATCGAAGACCAG TTGGAACATATGGAGAGCTTGAAGGACTTTGGCGAGTGCGTCATCACCATCCAGGCTTGTGTCATCAAGAAGTTCCTGCAGGGATTCATGGCcccaaagcagaagaagaagaagaagcagggagGGGAAGAAAGCAGCAAAGCTGAAGAAGTGGACGAAGAGAAGAGGCTGGCAGAAGAAGCCAGG GTAGCGACAGCGGTGGAGAAGTGGAAGACGGCTATCAGAGAGGCTCAGACCTTCTCCCGCATGCACGTGCTGCTGGGGATGTTGGATGCGTGCATTAAGTGGGACATGTCGGCCGAGAACGCTCGCTGCAAAGTCTGTCGCAGGAAAG GTGATGACGAGAAACTGATCCTCTGTGACGAATGCAACAAGGCCTTCCACCTGTTCTGTCTGCGGCCGGCTCTGTACCGCATCCCCACCGGGGAGTGGCTGTGCCCGGCCTGCCAGCCGACCATCGCCCGGCGAGGCTCCCGCTCCAG AAACTATAATCAGGACACggatgaagaagaggatgaggaggactctgaagaggaggactccgacgaagatgaagaggacgaggaggaaaaCGACTACAAAGCCATGGGGCACAGCT TGAGACCAaggaagaagaacaagcagTCTTCAACTCGACAAAAAAGCTCAAAGAGTAAATCCAAGAAGCCGTCTCAGGGCAGCAAACAGAAAACGGGTCCCAACAGCCCTGCAGACATCGATGAATTG gtgCGGCAGAGCTCCCAGACGGGAGTGCGCCGACAGGTGCTAGAGCTGGAGCGGTGCGAGGAAATCCTCAAGAAACTGATGAAGTTCCGCTACAGCTGGCCTTTCAG GGAGCCCGTTTCCCTggaggaggccgaggactaCCTGGACATCATCTCCCAGCCCATGGACTTCCAGACCATGCTGGGGAAGTTCGGCCAAAGCTCGTACCGCCACGCTCAGGATTTCTTCGAAGACTTGAAGCTGGTCTTCTCCAACGCCGAGGAGTACAACCAGCAGGGCAGCACGGTGCTCTCCTGCATGGTGAAGACGGAGCAGGCCTTcacggagctgctgcagaagctgctgccCGGCCTCACCTacctccgccgccgctcacggAAGAGAGTCAGCCAGCAGCCCGCAAcgtccgaggaggaggaggaggaggaggaggaggaagacgaagaggaggaggaagaagacgaggagcaggaagaggagcccaagaagaaaatgcagaatGGAAAATCCAGCAGGAAGAACGCCAGAAATGCTCGGGGACGCAAGGGccgggagagggagagcgagagcgagcaggacgaggatgaggaggaggaggaggaggaagaggaggaggaggacgacggcgGCCCGAGGAGAAGCAAGCGCAGCCAGGCGTCCAGGAGCAGGAAGGACTACAGGGAGCAGGACAGCGACGGCGAGCGGGACACGAGGAGAACTCGCCAGCGGGGGGGCCGGGGCGACGCGAGCAGCGACGAGGACCGCCCCAGCCAGCAGCGACATTCCAAGAGGCAGAAACGCTCGTGA